GGCTGTATCGTTCagctttgtgttttgttttttgtgctttttttttccctttaggGCAAGAAGTTTGAGATCCTTCCTGATGGTTTACCCTCGGCTCGTAAGCTCATCTACTACACAGGCTGCCCCCTGCGCTCCCGCCACCTGCTGCAGCTGCTCAGCAACAGCCACCGCCTCTACATGAACCTGCAGCCTGTCCTCAAACAGGTCCGCCGGCTGGAGGAGAACGAAGGTATTGCTCCAGGATTTGTTCTTTGTCTTTTTCCCTCAGTtaaaccttccccctccccctttttctccccaattgtatgtggccaattacctcacttttccgagccattctggtcgctgctccaccccctctgctgatccggggagggctgcagactaccacatgtctcctcccatacacgtggagtcaccagccgcttcttttcacctgacagtgaggagtttcaccagggggacatagcgtgtgggaggatcacgctattccccccagttccccctcccccaaacaggcgcccagaccgagcagaggaggcgctagtgcagcaaccaggacacatacccacatccggcttcccacccacagacacggccaactgtgtctgtagggacgcccgaccaagccggaggtaacacggggattcgaactggcgatccccatgttggtaggcaacagaatagaccgccacgccccctggATGCCCATTCCATTAAACTTTTAATGCAATGAGTGAATTGCTATCATCAGTAGTCCAGTGCTTGGCACGCATGTGGCTGGATCCCGTGAGATCTAAAATTTTCTCTGGACTttccttgtttaaaaaaaaatcctaagcAATATAGAAATAGTTTTTAAGGCATTGCTGACGTGTTACAAAGATAGAACCTATTCTGTAACCCGTAGATCAGGACAGACTGCTGGCTCTGAGGGGGGTTTATTTCCGTTCTGGGTTGAATGAATGCATCTTGTTCTGATGACATGCAGAGAAGAAGCAGTACCGAGAGTCGTACATAAGCGATGCCCTGGATCTTGACATGGAGCAGCTGGACAAGCGGTCGCGGGCCAGCGGGAGCAGCGCGGGGAGCGCCTCCCACCACAAGCGCCTGTCCCGCCACTCCACAGCCAGCCATGGCAGCTCCCACACGTCGGGCATCGAGACGGACAGCTTCAGGGCCCCCGGCCAGGCCCCACACCGTCCGCTGCGCACATGCAGTTCCTCCACCACCAGCCACGGGAGCTCCCACACCTCTGGCATCGAGAGCAGCGGCAAGGAGCGCATTCTGGACGATGACGGTGAGATTCGGATAGGGGATGAGGAAGAGCCAAAGTTGTTTTGAAACAAAAACTGAGACGGAAACTAGCCATGAAAAAGCATTGTGCTAAACTTgacttgaaaaaaataaaactgaattTAACTATATCGTCTATTTGTAACTAATCATTTGTAACTATTAAgctaaataaatttaaaaactaAGGAAAAATACAAATATAACACTGGTAAAAGTAGATAAATGGGATTTGTTCAAAAAGGTGCAACATTTTATTGCTCTGCGTGGGAAAAATATCGGTAATTTTTACAGTCGGAGTTCAACAATCAGTGGTGTTTGTTGTATGAGTAATTATTGACCAGAActggtttcccttgcaaagttttcAATTTCCAGAAATTTAGCTTGACGTGTTGTTTTCAGACCATTTAAACAAAACTGTTCTTCATTATAGAGATTGAGATGCTGGTAGACGACCCAAAGGACTACGAGGAGCTTCATGAGATGGCCCTGGAGCTCAACCAGGACCTGTGCATCCACATCACCGAGGACATGTTAACCATGTCTCCTGACCAGACCAACGGATACTCAGGTAGGGCGTCTGTACTTTAGACGCTGCCCTTCTGACATCTGCGTTCACGTGTCACGCCGCCAGAATCGCAGTCGGAATGAGAATCGGCTTTGAAAGCCGAGGACGCCTACACATATTGTTCACATGAAACTGACACAACATTGGAAGGTTGCACAACAAAGTAAGACGAGAACAATTTAGCGTGCCTCCAACAGGCTGTCTGATGTGTCAGTGTGAGATGACAATGGATTTTTGTAATTTCTGCATTGACGAGGAGGAGCGTTTCCCCAACATGCTGTAGACGATGTAGTCGTGTTACATCCTGCGCAACGGCACTTGGTTTATTTGCTTAAAACCAGCTACTGGAAACACGCCACGTCAATCATTTCATTTTACTTCAAATTTGCTAAAcatatggggcgtctgggtagcgtggcggtctattccgttgcctaccaacacggggatcgcaggttcgaatccccgtgttggtcaggcgtccccacagacacatttggccgtgtctgcgggtgggaagccggatgtgagtatgtgtcctggttgctgcactagcgcctcctctggtcagtcggggcacctgttcggggggggtagcgtgatcctcccatgtgctacgtccccctggtgaaactcctcactgtcaggtgaaaagaagcggctggtgactccacatgtatgggaggaggcatgtggtagtctgcagccctccccggatcagcagagggggtggagcagtgactggaacagctcggaacatagggaaattggccaagtacaattggggaccccccccccgaacaggcacccctgacagaccagaggaggcgctagtgcagcgaccaggacacatatccacatctggcttcccacccgcagacatggccaattgtgcct
The DNA window shown above is from Lampris incognitus isolate fLamInc1 chromosome 16, fLamInc1.hap2, whole genome shotgun sequence and carries:
- the frmd6 gene encoding FERM domain-containing protein 6 isoform X2 codes for the protein MNLQPVLKQVRRLEENEEKKQYRESYISDALDLDMEQLDKRSRASGSSAGSASHHKRLSRHSTASHGSSHTSGIETDSFRAPGQAPHRPLRTCSSSTTSHGSSHTSGIESSGKERILDDDEIEMLVDDPKDYEELHEMALELNQDLCIHITEDMLTMSPDQTNGYSGLIVKDVSSSTSSSSETVVKMRGQSIESLPQTSVCRKPQSSTDRHSQSLDDIRLYQKGCLEWAELCQDTAHSYTFGCAQELSDGCGYQGLAEQCAGMRGEQHPSYPIKRTNKYFSLDLTSDEVPEFVV